Genomic segment of Coffea arabica cultivar ET-39 chromosome 1e, Coffea Arabica ET-39 HiFi, whole genome shotgun sequence:
TTTCAGTGATATGGGGTGTCACATTGATGGTTTTATTGCTGTAGTGGCCCATACTCATGTACTTCAGGATGGGCCCGTTACTGGTAGAGCAGCTGATGTTATTGCGGCAGCAAATACAGCTGCTGAAGTGGCATTAAGGCTTGTTCGGCCAGGGAAGAAGGTAATAAGATGATTTACATTATTTTGTCTATTTGCCTTGGAGATGTACAAATGTGTTGTAATTTGACTTCCTGTGACTCCTATTCTAGTTAGATCTTCAATGCACTGGTTTTCGTCCGCTCTAATCTGTGAAAGTTGATCTATAGTTCAAGTATACCACCATCTATATATTGATCAAATGTTTATGGCATGGTGTCATAAAGCATAAGTCGTTCAGTCATGGAAACACTAATTTGTCTATTTCTGCATTCATCTGCCGTGCCAATCACTCGGACATGATAAGTTGCtgctttttttcccctttactTTCCACTTCAAGTTGAGAAATGGAAGTTCAACATGTGTATTTTAGATGGGCATTGTGACAATTGGCAGTACCATGTGAGATTGTTGTAGTACTGTATAGTTGCCAGATAATTGGCAACATGACCAATTGTAAATTTCCCTGCAtgtattttttttggttgcatTTAGATGAAAGAGGTGGGAGTTGGGGGGTGGGGTGAAATTGCTAGTTGGCATGTTCATGTTCATGATATATGGTgaacaaacaaaattttttaactgGAGAATAGAATTGTAACAGGGTTTTTGCTTTTAGAACATGTTAGGCAACATTATTCACTGGTGATTTGAGTCCTTAAAATTCGAGAAGTTGGTTCTATCTTTTAACCTGTTCATAGTTTGCCCGAGGAAGCATCTGTTACTTGCTGGCCCCATACATGGGTCACTTTGGATTCATTCATGCAGGAATGACAAAGTCTTCGAGTCACCTATGATTTTTTTGGACCACCTATTGATGTAGAAGTCATTGACAATGTCATACTGTCCTCCTGTACAGGCTGAAGTACATTATCCGTGCTTCCCATAAGTGCAACCAAATATTGCGGAATATCTGCCTAATTAATTTGTGATGGGGCAATCTATTTTGGTGTATTCACGTCTATCAGCCTTTTCTAGTGTTGTATGGCAGACAAGGGTTGGGATAGTGTACGGTTCATTATTTGTCGTGTATGAGGTTTCCTTTGAcatatttaccttttttttttgtggaaaatACAGAATCAAGAAGTAGCAGAAGCAATTCAAAAGGTTGCTGCAGCTTACGACTGCAGGATTGTTGAGGGTGTACTGAGTCACCAAATGAAGCAGTTTGTTATTGATGGTAATAAAGTTGTGCTGAATGTGTCCAGCCCTGACATGAGAGTAGATGATGCAGAGTTTGAGGAGAATGAGGTTTATGCAATTGATATAGTTACTAGCACTGGTGATGGCAAAGTAAGTCTTATTTTGAATTTCATCCACGAATTTCTTAGATGATTTATCATCTTGTATTACTTATTTGAGGCGTGACTTTGCAGCCAAAGCTGTTGGATGAGAAGCAAACAACTATCTATAAGAGAGCTGTGGACAAGAACTATAATTTGAAGATGAAAGCATCAAGATTTATTTTCAGTGAAATAAGTCAGAAATTCCCTATCATGCCATTCACTGCAAGGTTTGCCACCTCTGTTGTCTTGCAAGATTAGTTATGTACGTGAATAGTAACTGccttaatttttgttgtcaactTTTTCTATGGTTTGCTTCTTACCCTTTTTTCCTTGAAAAGAGACTTGGAAGAGAAGAGGGCTAGGTTAGGGCTGGTTGAATGTGTCAACCATGATCTTCTGCAACCATATCCTGTTTTGCACGAGAAACCTGGTAAATACTCTAACTGGAATCTACGTGCTTTGTCCTTTCTGTTGTTCTCAAGTTTTTCATTTGCTGATTGATATGAAAAAGCATGCTTGTTTTTACTTATTGGGGTTGTCATGCAGGTGACTTGGTTGCTCATATTAAGTTCACAGTTCTGCTCATGCCAAATGGATCAGATAGGATCACATCTCATTCTCTACAGGAGCTGAAGCCCACAAAGACGGTAGACAGTGATCCTGAAATTAAGGCCTGGTTATCCCTTCCAATTAAGACAAAGAAGAAAGGTGgtgggaagaaaaagaaaggtaaATTGAAACAAAACTTGGTTGAATTATTATATTGAGTAATTTAATCAAGATGCTCTCTTATCCTAGAACGAGCACGGGCTTTTAAGAGTGTTAGCGAACTAGTAGTTCAAGAATATGAAAGAAATTATATCGTTGTTATGATTCTACTTTCCAGATTTCTTGGAAGGGGTGGAAACCTTAATCAAAGGGTTATTAATGGTCTATGATATCTACAACTGTTATTTTAGGTAAGAAAGGAGACAAAGCAGAAGACTCAATGCAGACTGAACCAGTTGATGAAGCGGCAAATGGCGCATCTCAATAATGAGCTCCTGAGCTGCTGGTCTATTAACCAACCACCTGTTTCAAGTTTGAAGTTATTAAGCTGTTTCTGGGATTGAGCAAATCAGCTAGTCGTTTTTCCCCTTTACTTGGGTGATGTAATACAAAATCATAGATAAAAGATATTTGTTATCCTTTCATTTTGACGCTTCACCATGGTCTCTGGTTTAAATTGAGCAGTTGGTTGTCGAGGAACGTAGCAGAGTTTTGCATCAGTTCAAACATAGGGCACTTTTATAATTTCCGTTGTTTTCTGCATGAATAGAACTGAGCAAGTTAGGATTGTAGTAGTTGACAGTTACCTTTGCCTCCTTGGGGAAGATGATGAAATCCGTGAAAAATGTTTGTCTTGACATATTAATTGCTGATGTAGACTTAGACGCATCAGATCCTCAGGAAGATGATAGTAAGCTCAAGAGCACATTGCGTTTCTGGACATTTGAGTTAGGCTTGATTCTATGGCACGTGTGTGGACATGGAACTAATAGGGAGGGAGTGGGGGGCAAATGCTGTTAGTGCCAGAAAAACTTGAGTTGTTTGGCGGGGTGAAAAAACATTAAAGCTCAGTTTTGGAGTTATGAACCTGTCACAAAAGATAGATCTGACAGGGTTATAAAGTATATCTTACATATATAAAGCGTCAATCGCTTATGAACAGTGCAGAATGAGCAGGTTATGCCGTTATTTTTGTGACTTtgaggggtattttggtcttttgctGATGGGTGGCGTGGTTTTGTTGGAAATTCGCTCCTGTCCGCGTGGGCAAATGGTCTGGTTACTCTGTAATTTTCATGAACTCTGGGGGTGTTTGTTGGTTGCATGATTTTTGGGTGGCTTGAGGAAACGTGGGTGCAGATAGCCTCGTTGAATCGGTGGACGCTTTTTGCTTTACCTTCCGTCTCTCTTCCTTGCTCTCAATTTCAATCATTGCTCTCTTCTAATTACCACTTTCTCTCCTGCTCTTCTGTCCGCGTAGGCCTCTTGGATGGGACCATTTTGGCGGTCAGCAATTTACTCTTATTCTGTTCTTGGTTCTGTTCAATCTGTTTTTGGCAACAGGATAaactttcttttaaaaaaatgcaatttaagaaatggattatagtttttgaacttttacaataggtccaattttttttcttttgagcatgaaaaaatgattcaataaatacaaattatcaaaaccaaaatcatcaaaatctccaaaaaaaaaaaaaaaaagatatagacagcctaaaaaagggaagaaagagagaaaaataagaaaatatatatattcacCTTGCAAGTTAAACTTGTTCAATATTGAGAGTCCCATGCTCATTTTCAATAAATGATGTCTGTTCAAAGAAACCATTGTTGCTCCCTCCATTCTTGAACACTTTTAATctatcaatcaaacaatcatcTAAATTGCAACAAAAAGAATAGGATCCAATATGAAACCCTGATTAGGAGACATGGTAGTATATATAAACCGAGGTCATGGTGGGATAGAGTTGAATAAAAATTATGTGTCATGAATATAGACCTATTAATGTAAAACAAAAAAGCCActgaatatataaaaaatattaattcaattttacattggtttgaaaatatttttaaatatgtttGAATGCTCATTCAAGTCtagcaaacaaaagaaaatgacaaaCCCATTTTATAATtgtctttctttatttctttcttccaaaGGATTGTTAAGTGTGAAGTACTAGCAAATAGAAagtgtaaaaaaaaatggaaattgtcAAATTGCTTGTCTTAGAGAAGTAACGTGACTAATAAGCAAGGCTACACATTACATGTATAGCCATATGCCTTTTAGTTCTACCTAATTTTAGGCATTACTTACTGATTAATGCTATATTAAGAGTGTAAGATAACCTAATTTTAAAGTCATGTTTATTTGTGCAATTAGGAAAAAACATACATTCACACACATGACTACTATatctaacaaagaaaaaaaaacacacaaacatAACCGCAAAATAATGAGTCTCAGCTACCTGACGCATGGCGTCAGGGCTAAAAAACTAGTAGAGAAGAAAGTGAGAATGGGGAAGCAAGCAAAAAGGCGTTTTGCACGTTTGCTTATGGTTGCTGTTGCTGCAGACATCTTTGGTTAAAAGAGAAATGGGTGGTGCTGTCAAGTGCCAAGGATCTGTAAGTGTCCGGCGATGTGTTGCACAATCAACATGACAATGGGTCTGTTTGGTAAAGGCCCGT
This window contains:
- the LOC113711344 gene encoding ERBB-3 BINDING PROTEIN 1, whose translation is MSDDEREERELDLTSPEVVTKYKSAAEIVNKALQLVLSECKPATKIVDLCEKGDAFIKEQTGNMYKNVKKKIERGVAFPTCISVNNTVCHVSPLASDEAVLQQGDIVKIDMGCHIDGFIAVVAHTHVLQDGPVTGRAADVIAAANTAAEVALRLVRPGKKNQEVAEAIQKVAAAYDCRIVEGVLSHQMKQFVIDGNKVVLNVSSPDMRVDDAEFEENEVYAIDIVTSTGDGKPKLLDEKQTTIYKRAVDKNYNLKMKASRFIFSEISQKFPIMPFTARDLEEKRARLGLVECVNHDLLQPYPVLHEKPGDLVAHIKFTVLLMPNGSDRITSHSLQELKPTKTVDSDPEIKAWLSLPIKTKKKGGGKKKKGKKGDKAEDSMQTEPVDEAANGASQ